The following DNA comes from Deinobacterium chartae.
AACTGCCGCTTGCCGCAGACCCCGAGGCCCTCGAGGCGGCAAGAGAGGCGCTGGCCGCGCTGGGCCTGGAGGTGCTGGCCGTACGCCGAAGCCGGATACGCTGAGCGCCGCGAACCGGGAGACTACGGACCCCGGTTCGCGTTACAGTGAGGGCGTGAAAAAACGCCTGTGGGTTCCCGTAGTTTTTGCCGCTTCGGCCGCTGCAGTGGCCGTTTACCGTGCAGGAGGCCTGAAACCGCTGATCGTGCAGAACCTGATCGAGCGACCGGTCGCCGAGCGCACCTTCGATGAACTCGCTGCCGAACTCGAGGCGTCGGGCGCGGACCTCGAGGCCCGCTTCGCGCGCGCCTCGAGCAGCGCGGCCAACGCCGAACAGCTGCGGCACATCATCGGCATCGAGCGCTGGGGACAGCGCCGCCTGAAAGTGGCCTTCGGCGAGCCGCTCGATCCGGGTGGTTACCGTCCGTTCCGCCCGGCCGACGACCGCAGCTGGGACGCTCTGCTCGCCGACTTCAGGGAGACCCGTGCTGCCACGGTGGAACTGGTCCGCTCGCTCGACGTGGGCTGGGACCTGCCGATCCCGCACGACAGCCTGGGTGACCTCTCGGTGCGGGGCTGGGTGCAGTACCTGCGACTTCACGCGGCCCTCGAGGGCTTCAGGATTCGCTAGACCGATGGGGTAGGTGCCCACGCAAGGCAGGGCGGGGCGCAGCGTCTGGTCGCTGCCTGGGTGCAGGCGCTGCGATCCCGGCAAACCGGTCAGTGGGCGCTGCCGCCTTGCTGGGATCGCAGGTATGCTGCGACTTCCACCGTGAACTCCGGCGCCGTTTCAAATTCGTGGTGGCGCTGTGAGAGGGCTCGGATGACCGCTGCGTCGTCGGTCGCCTCGAGGGCCAACACGCGGGGGGCGCGCGGAAGCCGGAAGCGGGTGTGGTCGTGATAGACCACGGTGACCAGCGTTCCCAGGGGCTCTCCCTGCCCGCGCTCCACCCGGCTCCACATCCAGCGCTGCTGGTCGGTTCCCGCAGCGTCGCTGCCCCATTCGCGCGAGCGTTCCATGTTGCCGGGCAGATCGGGGATCAGGCGCAGACCGGAACGCTTGAGTTCCCGGTTCAGCGGACGGAACAGCAGGCCCAGGTAGCTGCCGTAGGCCAGGTCGCCCCCACGGGCGTAGGCGTCGGCGAGCCGGTCGGCGTGCTCCTCGAGGAGCGCTTTCCAGCGTGTGTCGATGGTGCTTTGCAACCGGTCGGCGAGGGCGTGAATGTCAGGGTAAGGCACAGCGGTCGGATGCATTCGTGTCCTCCGGTCAGCGCACACGTCACGCCTGTGGCACCGGGGGAAGCGGTGCCTTGATGCAGAAAACGGAAAAGGCGTGGGCGAGGCAGGGGGTGCTGCTGCTGTCCCGGTTATAGCCCGGCTCAAATGTAAACAATGTCACTGTGGGGTCTTTTGACGTATGGGCAACTGGTCGCTTCGGTGCCGCGCAGCAGGCACAAAGTGGCTATTCAACGTCGATGGTCCACAGCTGCGCTTCGTTGGGACCGTGCGTGAAGTACAGATTGCCGTCGGGACCCAGGGCCGCTAAGCCCACGTCGTCGGCCAGCTTGCGGAACTCGAGGGTCGCGTGGTCGATGGCGGTGAGCTTGGTGCCCAGGTTGCTGTAGATCACGCCGCCTTGGAAGCCTACGAACATCGGGCGGAACAGGCCGAACTTCGAGATCTCGGGGTACAGCGTGCGGTGGCGGCGCAGCTCGAGGGTCTGCGGGTCAAGCGCGAACACGCTGCCGTCGGCTACGCCCCACAGCAGCCCGTCAGGGCCCAGCCGAATGTTGCCGATGTAGATCGGGTCGGGAGCGCCGGGCAGGTCCACGGTCGTCTGCTTCAACAGCTGTCCCGAGGCGATGTCGAAGCGCAGCACCCGTGCCTCGGTCTCGGTGGGCGTGCTGCCCAGGCCGCCGTTGACCGTGGTGGAGGCGTACACCGTGTCGCCCTTGATGACCACGCTGATGACGCTGTGGCCGGGGATGATGTTGCGGTAGGTCTTCAGGCTGCCGCTTCGGCGGTCAAAGACGCTGAGCGCTCCTCCGAGCTGGCCGTAGGTGGGCAAGGTCCCGGCGACCACGTAGCGCTCGTTGGCGGCCATGCCGTAGGGGCGGTCCTGCTCCTCGAGGACCTGGAAGAGCTTTTTGGGGTTGCTGCCGGTGGCGACGGGCTCGTTCGCGCGGTAGTGGAAGATGTGGGCCTTGGGGTAGGTGCCGAAGAACACGTCGCTGCCCGAGACCGCGATGTTCTCGGCCTGTTCCATGGGAATGAGCGTGGCGCTGCGCGACTGCACGTCGTAGCGGGTGGCGCGGCTGGACAGGTAACCGCCCATGTACAGCGACTGGCCGTCTTCGCCTGCCACCAGCGACTGGATCTGGGCCGGACTGCCCTGGACCCTGATGGGCAAGATCCGCGCGCCGGCCTGCGGGTTGAGCGCCACCATGCTGCCGCCGTAGGAGACGGTCAGCAGCGACTCGCCGGGCAAGCTGGGGTCCTCGAGGTCAGCCCAGCCGCCGAAACGGTAGCTGGAGCTGTACGAGACCGCCTCGAGCGTGCGTTTTTCCAGCGTGGCGAGGTCGAGCTCCTGCAGCTTGCCGCCCTGCAGAAAGTAAACCTTGCCGTTCTTTTCCGGCGAGACGTCCAGGCCGGGGTGACCGTTGAACTGCAGCGCTTCCCAGGCCTCGTCCTCGAGGTCGTAGACCAGCAGCGGGCTCGGCGCGGTGTTGACGTAGGCGAACAGGTACTTTCCGCGTGCGGCGAGGCCGTACACGAACTCGGCCTTGCCCTGGAGGCCCTCGATGGGGGGCAGTTCGATGCTGCGCTGCGCGCCGCTGGCCAGCTCGATCTCGACGATGCGCGGCAGCGTACCGGTTCCGGCGTAGAGTTTGCCCTGGCGGTAGGTGAGCGAGCGCACGTAGCTCTGGGGAGCTGCGGGGTTGGAGAGATCGGCGATCTCGCGCACGCTGCCGGTGTCCGGGTCGAGCTCGAAGACCTTGCCGCCGGGGAAGGTGCCGCCGTACACCCGGCCCTGTTCGTCCGAGGTCATGGCCCAGATCGAGCCTTCGCCGAGCGGGTTGCCGTGGGCGGTGACCGTGCGCCGCGTGGGGTCGTAGGTGAACAGGCGGTCGTGCGCGCCGATGTGCACGCGGCCGTCGGGGGTGACGGTGCTTGACCACGCGTTCTTGCCGCCCTCGAGGGTGTAGGTTTCCAGCACGGTGTTGCTGCGCGCGTCGAGCACGTTCAGCGTGCCGTCTTGCGGACCCTGGACCACCATCAGCACCAGCGGGCGGCCTTCGCGCAAGGTGAGCGCGGAGTTGAAGACCGCGATATTGCCTGCGACCGGAGTGCCGAGCGGTTCCAAGGTGCCGAAGCGGCGCTGCTCCAGCGCGCTGGGTGGCTGGGGTGGATTCGGGTGCGGGTCCGGACCCTGCGGGGAGCCGGGGCTTGGGGTGATCCGGGAGCAGGCGGCCAGCAGCAGCGGCAGGGACAGGGCGAGGACGGCGGGCGGTAGGCGCACGGCGACTCCTTTCCGGACCGAAACCGGTCCAGACGCATGGCGATTGGTTAATTCAAAAAAACAATAAACCCATGGGTGGTGCGGCTGTCAATCATGGCCGAACGCGGGTTGCCTTGGGAAAACCATCATGTTCACCGACGCACGCCAGGTCGGGTGAATCAAGGAGGTTTTGGCAGGACTTGAAACAACTCCGGGGCAGGCGGTTAAGATGAGCGCACCATGCCCGTCTTGCCCCGGCCTCTGCACTCGGAGGTGCGCCCCGGCATCCTGCCGCTCTCGCGCGCCGCAGTCCTGCTCGCCCCGGACGTTCCCGCCGCCCGCGCCCTGAAAACGCTGCTGCAGTCCGCTCCCCAGCAGGCTCCGCACACCTGCGAGCTGCGCCTGGTCGAGGACCCCGCCCACGGTGAGGAGGGCTACGGCCTCGAGGTGCACGAAGATGGCCTGCGCCTCGAGGCCGCCACCCCAGCCGGACTGTTCTGGGGCGTGCAGACGCTGCGCCAGCTGGCGGGCACGCACTACCGCCTGCCCTGCCTGACCGTGCGCGACCGCCCCGCCTTCGGCTGGCGCGGCCTGCACCTGGACTGCGCGCGGCACTTCATGCCCAAGGAGTTCGTACTGAAGCTGCTGGACCTGATGGCGCTGCACAAGCTCAACCGCTTTCACTGGCACCTCACCGACGATCAGGGCTGGCGCCTCGAGGTGCGGCGCTACCCGCGTCTGACCGAGGTGGGGGCGTGGCGCAGTGAAACGCTGGTCGGTCACGGCCTGCAGCTGCCCTACCGCTATGACGGCGTGCCGCACGGCGGTTTTTACACGCAGCAGGACGTGCGCGAGATCGTCACGCGCGCACGGGAACTCTGCATCGAGGTCATTCCCGAAATCGAGATGCCCGGCCACGCCCAGGCGGCTCTGGCCGCCCATCCCGAACTCGGCCACGGCGAGCCCCCCACGGTCTGGACCCGCTGGGGAGTGAGTACCCGGGTCATGAACCTCGCCGAGCCCACCTTCGCCTTTCTCGAGGGCGTCTTAGACGAGGTACTCGAACTGTTCCCCGGCCGCTGGGTGCACCTGGGCGGCGACGAGGTCCTGCGCGACGAGTGGGCCGCGAGCGAGGTGGCGCAGGCCCGCATGCGCGAGTGGGGAACGGACCTCGAGGGCCTGCAGGGGCATTTCATGCGGCGCATGGCCGCCTACCTCGAGCGCCGCGGTCGGCGCATGGCGGGCTGGGACGAGATCCTCGACGGGAACGAGGCCCCTGCGGGTGCGCTGGTGATGGCGTGGCGCGGCGAGGCGAACGGGGTGCGCGCCGCCCGCCTGGGGCATCCGGTGGTGATGGCGCCCTACTACACGCTGTACTTCGACCACTACCAGCGTCCCCCGCAACAGGGCGAACCGCTGGCCATCGGCGGGCTCAGCACCCTCGAGGCCCTGCACGCCTACCGGGTGATCCCCCAGGACCTCGAGGAGGA
Coding sequences within:
- a CDS encoding beta-N-acetylhexosaminidase: MPVLPRPLHSEVRPGILPLSRAAVLLAPDVPAARALKTLLQSAPQQAPHTCELRLVEDPAHGEEGYGLEVHEDGLRLEAATPAGLFWGVQTLRQLAGTHYRLPCLTVRDRPAFGWRGLHLDCARHFMPKEFVLKLLDLMALHKLNRFHWHLTDDQGWRLEVRRYPRLTEVGAWRSETLVGHGLQLPYRYDGVPHGGFYTQQDVREIVTRARELCIEVIPEIEMPGHAQAALAAHPELGHGEPPTVWTRWGVSTRVMNLAEPTFAFLEGVLDEVLELFPGRWVHLGGDEVLRDEWAASEVAQARMREWGTDLEGLQGHFMRRMAAYLERRGRRMAGWDEILDGNEAPAGALVMAWRGEANGVRAARLGHPVVMAPYYTLYFDHYQRPPQQGEPLAIGGLSTLEALHAYRVIPQDLEEEHRPRVLGAQAQLWTEYVPTPRHAEYMLFPRLCAFAEAVWSDAARGPLEDFRARLEGHMDLLAALDVNAHPLAWEAEAADD
- a CDS encoding DinB family protein → MKKRLWVPVVFAASAAAVAVYRAGGLKPLIVQNLIERPVAERTFDELAAELEASGADLEARFARASSSAANAEQLRHIIGIERWGQRRLKVAFGEPLDPGGYRPFRPADDRSWDALLADFRETRAATVELVRSLDVGWDLPIPHDSLGDLSVRGWVQYLRLHAALEGFRIR
- a CDS encoding DUF6022 family protein, yielding MHPTAVPYPDIHALADRLQSTIDTRWKALLEEHADRLADAYARGGDLAYGSYLGLLFRPLNRELKRSGLRLIPDLPGNMERSREWGSDAAGTDQQRWMWSRVERGQGEPLGTLVTVVYHDHTRFRLPRAPRVLALEATDDAAVIRALSQRHHEFETAPEFTVEVAAYLRSQQGGSAH
- a CDS encoding PQQ-like beta-propeller repeat protein; amino-acid sequence: MRLPPAVLALSLPLLLAACSRITPSPGSPQGPDPHPNPPQPPSALEQRRFGTLEPLGTPVAGNIAVFNSALTLREGRPLVLMVVQGPQDGTLNVLDARSNTVLETYTLEGGKNAWSSTVTPDGRVHIGAHDRLFTYDPTRRTVTAHGNPLGEGSIWAMTSDEQGRVYGGTFPGGKVFELDPDTGSVREIADLSNPAAPQSYVRSLTYRQGKLYAGTGTLPRIVEIELASGAQRSIELPPIEGLQGKAEFVYGLAARGKYLFAYVNTAPSPLLVYDLEDEAWEALQFNGHPGLDVSPEKNGKVYFLQGGKLQELDLATLEKRTLEAVSYSSSYRFGGWADLEDPSLPGESLLTVSYGGSMVALNPQAGARILPIRVQGSPAQIQSLVAGEDGQSLYMGGYLSSRATRYDVQSRSATLIPMEQAENIAVSGSDVFFGTYPKAHIFHYRANEPVATGSNPKKLFQVLEEQDRPYGMAANERYVVAGTLPTYGQLGGALSVFDRRSGSLKTYRNIIPGHSVISVVIKGDTVYASTTVNGGLGSTPTETEARVLRFDIASGQLLKQTTVDLPGAPDPIYIGNIRLGPDGLLWGVADGSVFALDPQTLELRRHRTLYPEISKFGLFRPMFVGFQGGVIYSNLGTKLTAIDHATLEFRKLADDVGLAALGPDGNLYFTHGPNEAQLWTIDVE